From one Saprospiraceae bacterium genomic stretch:
- a CDS encoding ATP-binding protein: MEHLYKIHQNLITNLKTSFRRSYIDIIDWNERLIGIKGSRGVGKTTMILQHIKEHFGVSSKALYISLDHLTLRGVTITEVATYHQKQGGTHLFIDEIHKEDDWSLHLKTIYDNFQDFHMVFSGSSLLKIYSAQSDLSRRAMSYELPGLSLREYINIESKTSFEPSTLNDLLNDHIPIASNILQQLKIIPLFKSYLEHGHYPFYLQSVKNYSIKLDQILNTIIEVDLPTVLSIDIHHINKIKKLIYYLATEVPFQPNISKLATSIEVPRNTLYEYIHYLDQAKIFHLLQESGKSYSVLSKPEKIYLHNTNIHMGLAPHQTNIGTLREVFFFNQVSTKYKVHSSKSGDFLVAEKYTFEIGGPVKTFKQIANKPNSYLAIDDDLSGIKNKIPLWMFGFLY; this comes from the coding sequence ATGGAGCATTTATATAAGATTCATCAAAATCTAATAACCAATTTAAAAACTTCATTCAGAAGGAGTTATATAGATATTATTGATTGGAATGAAAGACTTATTGGTATTAAAGGATCAAGGGGTGTAGGCAAAACCACCATGATCTTACAACATATCAAAGAGCATTTTGGCGTCTCCAGTAAGGCACTATATATAAGTTTGGACCATTTGACGCTGAGAGGGGTCACGATCACGGAGGTCGCGACTTATCACCAAAAGCAGGGAGGAACCCATCTATTTATTGATGAAATCCATAAGGAAGATGACTGGAGCCTTCACCTCAAAACCATTTATGATAACTTTCAGGATTTTCACATGGTATTTTCTGGTTCCTCCCTTTTGAAAATATACAGCGCCCAGTCTGACTTGAGCAGAAGAGCAATGTCATATGAACTTCCTGGCCTATCACTTAGAGAATATATCAATATTGAATCCAAGACCAGTTTCGAGCCTTCGACTTTAAATGACCTATTAAATGATCATATTCCGATTGCATCCAACATATTGCAACAGCTCAAAATCATCCCCTTGTTTAAATCGTATTTGGAGCATGGGCATTACCCTTTTTATCTTCAAAGCGTAAAGAATTATTCTATTAAACTAGATCAAATCCTAAATACAATTATTGAAGTCGATCTACCTACCGTATTGAGCATAGATATCCACCATATCAACAAAATAAAAAAACTGATCTACTATCTAGCCACTGAAGTACCTTTTCAACCCAATATATCTAAACTCGCTACCAGCATTGAAGTCCCTAGAAATACGCTTTATGAATACATCCATTATCTCGACCAGGCTAAAATATTCCACTTACTTCAGGAATCAGGAAAAAGCTACAGTGTGCTGAGTAAACCGGAGAAAATATATCTGCACAATACCAATATCCACATGGGATTAGCTCCACATCAGACCAATATTGGCACTTTAAGAGAGGTATTTTTTTTTAACCAGGTATCTACCAAATACAAAGTACATTCCTCCAAATCCGGTGATTTTTTAGTCGCTGAGAAATATACATTTGAAATAGGGGGCCCAGTCAAAACATTCAAACAGATAGCAAATAAGCCTAATAGTTATCTCGCCATCGACGACGATCTAAGTGGAATAAAAAACAAAATACCCTTATGGATGTTTGGTTTCCTATATTAA
- a CDS encoding DUF2029 domain-containing protein, whose product MYISALKTDLSTMAVHLHRSLLLIIVLALTILAYTVPQAAFGKLVLYYGIAFGAYAWAGLHKPASFEAHSWLNWMVKLVLVFSFPLASDDFYRFYWDGMCVLEKINPYQFTPHELQTLYPQDWMVVFTKLNSPNYFSVYPPILQALFAMCAIVGFKSIYLFSVSWKMLLFLSDVGTIYFLKKLIPKDKIQMVWWYAWNPLILFEIIANGHPEGFIMFFIVTALYYLFRTRYDLSSVMLSLAAAIKIFPIILLPFLWKYLGFKKGLRYSLLSVLIFILCLCCIYLYQDHFMQSIRLYISSFEFNGSLFEIWKAIDYQRFGFDNVRHIGQYLSVLFILWTTYLFIRQKSKQWSSLLPSILLMWMGYLLLSTTVHPWYILPLLLLGTLSGWLVPFIWSGLIVLSYSWYDPTMSTTWKYALIGIEYMVLLIFFLVDRNGLIRFNLKDTGAHAS is encoded by the coding sequence TTGTACATATCAGCCTTAAAGACTGATCTTTCTACTATGGCTGTCCACCTCCATCGATCGCTACTCCTTATAATAGTATTAGCCTTGACGATATTGGCATATACTGTTCCACAGGCAGCCTTCGGCAAACTGGTCTTATATTATGGTATTGCGTTTGGGGCCTATGCCTGGGCAGGTCTCCACAAACCTGCTTCTTTTGAAGCTCACTCCTGGCTCAATTGGATGGTAAAACTGGTCCTGGTATTTTCGTTCCCCCTGGCCTCAGATGATTTTTATAGATTTTATTGGGATGGAATGTGCGTATTGGAAAAAATAAATCCCTATCAATTTACTCCTCACGAGCTTCAGACATTATACCCCCAGGATTGGATGGTTGTATTTACTAAGCTCAATTCACCAAATTATTTCAGTGTTTATCCACCCATATTACAAGCACTCTTTGCTATGTGTGCCATCGTGGGCTTCAAATCTATTTATTTATTCTCAGTGAGTTGGAAGATGCTTTTATTCTTATCAGATGTAGGCACGATTTATTTCCTGAAAAAATTAATTCCAAAAGATAAAATTCAGATGGTTTGGTGGTATGCATGGAATCCACTTATTTTATTTGAAATCATAGCCAATGGGCACCCTGAAGGATTCATTATGTTTTTTATTGTAACGGCTTTGTATTACCTATTTCGTACCAGGTATGATTTATCCTCTGTCATGTTGTCGCTTGCTGCTGCGATCAAAATATTTCCCATCATTTTATTGCCTTTCCTATGGAAATACCTGGGATTCAAAAAAGGACTTAGATACAGCCTGTTATCCGTCTTGATATTTATACTCTGCCTTTGCTGTATATACCTTTATCAGGATCATTTTATGCAATCGATCAGGCTATATATTTCCAGTTTCGAGTTCAACGGCAGTTTGTTTGAAATCTGGAAAGCTATAGATTACCAAAGATTTGGATTTGACAATGTCCGACATATAGGACAGTATCTTTCGGTCTTATTCATCCTATGGACCACCTATCTATTTATAAGACAAAAGTCCAAGCAGTGGAGCTCTCTGCTACCTTCGATCTTACTGATGTGGATGGGTTATTTGCTATTGAGCACGACGGTTCATCCCTGGTATATCCTTCCGCTGCTTTTATTGGGTACCCTGTCCGGCTGGTTAGTACCTTTTATTTGGTCGGGGCTGATCGTTTTGTCTTACAGTTGGTATGATCCGACGATGAGCACTACGTGGAAGTATGCATTGATTGGGATAGAATATATGGTGCTGCTGATTTTCTTTCTAGTGGATCGAAATGGACTGATTCGATTTAATTTAAAGGATACCGGAGCTCATGCATCTTGA
- a CDS encoding glycosyltransferase, translating into MEYLAYFFALIYFLALSFITIYAFLEFHLLYYYLKKYKSIRQYQPPALKVWPKVTIQLPVFNELYVVERLIDVICKIDYPPALLEIQVLDDSTDETVEIITRKCREYAAKGIDIKHLHRTNRSGYKAGALKEGLKVASGEFITIFDADFLPQPDFLKKCIPYFQNQKIGVVQTRWDHINENYSLLTMLQAFQLNVHFSIEQSGRQSGDLLLQFNGTAGTWRKTAIEEAGGWHSDTLTEDLDLSFRAQLKGWEIYYIQEIGSPAELPAEMNGLKSQQARWMKGGAEVARKLIPVIWQSNLAFVQKLHAITLLLGSSIFVLVLALAVSSVPISFLVSHYGISPKYFAFGLIGTLSIILIHFMANVRIAWNKIPLWKSVLRFIVLFPLFLVFSMGLSLHNSVAVIQGWRGKKSAFVRTPKFNIKSITDRVAKHKYLSHHLSWITVFEGLLAGYFIYSVYWGITTQQTNFLIFHVALALGFASIFLYTIVHISLKD; encoded by the coding sequence GTGGAATATCTCGCTTATTTTTTTGCACTGATTTATTTCCTGGCCCTGAGCTTCATCACCATTTATGCTTTCCTGGAATTTCACCTTTTATATTATTACCTAAAAAAGTATAAGTCCATCAGGCAATATCAACCACCCGCCTTGAAGGTATGGCCCAAAGTCACCATCCAATTACCTGTATTCAATGAGCTGTATGTGGTCGAAAGACTGATCGATGTAATCTGCAAGATTGATTACCCGCCTGCACTATTGGAGATCCAGGTACTGGATGACAGTACGGATGAAACCGTGGAGATCATCACCCGCAAATGCCGGGAGTATGCCGCCAAAGGTATCGATATCAAACATTTACATCGTACTAACCGATCCGGTTACAAAGCCGGGGCGCTCAAAGAGGGACTCAAAGTAGCTTCTGGTGAATTCATCACAATTTTTGATGCTGATTTTTTGCCGCAGCCGGATTTTTTAAAAAAATGCATCCCATATTTTCAAAATCAAAAAATAGGCGTGGTCCAGACCCGGTGGGATCATATCAATGAAAACTATTCTTTGCTCACCATGTTACAGGCCTTTCAGCTGAATGTGCACTTTTCTATAGAGCAGTCCGGCAGGCAGTCCGGCGACCTTTTGTTACAGTTTAATGGCACTGCAGGTACCTGGAGAAAAACAGCTATCGAAGAAGCCGGTGGTTGGCACTCCGATACCTTGACTGAAGATCTGGATCTTTCGTTCAGAGCACAGCTCAAGGGTTGGGAGATTTATTATATACAGGAGATAGGATCACCGGCAGAATTGCCAGCAGAAATGAATGGTCTTAAGTCTCAGCAGGCGAGATGGATGAAAGGCGGAGCTGAAGTAGCCAGAAAATTGATCCCGGTTATCTGGCAATCAAACCTGGCCTTTGTTCAAAAACTACATGCGATCACGCTTTTGTTGGGCAGCTCGATTTTCGTGTTGGTACTGGCCTTGGCGGTATCGAGTGTGCCTATTTCATTTCTAGTCTCTCATTACGGTATATCCCCAAAATATTTTGCATTTGGATTGATTGGTACCTTATCCATCATCCTCATTCATTTTATGGCCAACGTGCGCATTGCGTGGAATAAAATCCCTTTGTGGAAATCCGTACTTCGATTTATCGTGTTATTTCCACTGTTTCTTGTTTTTTCTATGGGGCTTTCCCTGCACAACAGTGTAGCTGTCATCCAAGGCTGGCGTGGCAAAAAAAGTGCTTTTGTCAGGACTCCAAAATTCAACATTAAATCTATCACTGATCGCGTCGCCAAGCACAAATACCTCTCTCACCATTTATCCTGGATCACTGTGTTCGAAGGATTGCTGGCCGGGTATTTTATCTATTCTGTCTACTGGGGTATTACGACTCAACAAACCAATTTTTTAATTTTTCACGTGGCTTTGGCACTCGGATTTGCCTCTATATTTCTATACACGATTGTACATATCAGCCTTAAAGACTGA
- a CDS encoding glycosyltransferase — protein MPVIDVIIPAYNEEKAIGLVIDEIPKNLVRNILVGNNNSKDGTRQVAAAHGAIVLDEPRPGYGYACLKCMDYISQLSQKPDIVVFIDGDHSDYPDQMTLILGPILDGRANLVIGSRALGNKEKGSMTIPQRFGNWLATRMIRWIYGYVFSDLGPFRAIDYPSLLKIDMQDKTFGWTVEMQVKAAKLKLLTAEVPVNYRRRIGTSKVSGTIKGTILAGYKIIWTILKLI, from the coding sequence ATGCCCGTCATCGATGTCATCATCCCTGCTTACAATGAAGAGAAAGCCATAGGCCTGGTCATTGATGAAATTCCTAAAAACCTGGTGAGGAATATCCTCGTAGGGAATAATAACAGCAAGGATGGCACCAGGCAGGTGGCGGCAGCCCATGGAGCAATCGTCCTGGATGAGCCCAGGCCTGGTTATGGATATGCCTGTCTCAAATGCATGGACTATATCAGCCAGCTAAGTCAAAAACCTGATATCGTCGTATTTATTGATGGTGATCACAGTGATTACCCTGACCAAATGACTTTGATCTTAGGCCCAATCCTGGACGGTCGGGCCAACCTGGTCATAGGTTCTCGCGCGTTAGGAAATAAGGAAAAAGGGTCTATGACTATCCCACAAAGATTTGGCAATTGGCTGGCGACCCGTATGATTCGATGGATCTATGGCTACGTATTTTCGGACCTGGGGCCTTTCAGAGCCATCGACTACCCTAGTTTGCTAAAAATCGATATGCAGGATAAAACTTTTGGCTGGACGGTGGAAATGCAAGTCAAAGCCGCCAAACTCAAACTCCTCACTGCGGAAGTACCCGTAAATTATAGGCGGAGAATCGGCACTTCAAAAGTAAGCGGCACCATAAAAGGAACTATCTTAGCCGGCTATAAGATCATCTGGACGATATTAAAACTGATCTGA
- a CDS encoding nucleotidyltransferase domain-containing protein — MLTRKALTNLLTGVFNELVDMGLRPDRMILFGSYAKGNIHAYSDVDLAIWNKKFIGEGLIDFELVQPVLRKFRAVNSIDFKMYPTGATAENFDPFIEEIERDGMLWVPEVNALQKVHSVNKSHFST; from the coding sequence ATGCTTACTCGAAAGGCTTTGACCAATTTATTAACTGGTGTTTTCAATGAATTAGTTGACATGGGGCTCCGGCCGGATCGAATGATATTATTTGGGTCCTATGCCAAAGGAAATATTCATGCCTATAGTGATGTCGATCTCGCTATCTGGAATAAAAAATTTATTGGCGAAGGTTTGATTGACTTTGAATTGGTTCAACCTGTATTGAGAAAATTTCGAGCTGTCAATAGCATTGACTTTAAAATGTATCCTACAGGTGCTACTGCGGAAAATTTTGACCCTTTTATTGAAGAAATTGAGAGAGATGGTATGCTTTGGGTACCCGAGGTGAACGCTTTGCAAAAAGTACACTCTGTGAACAAATCTCACTTCTCCACTTGA
- a CDS encoding HEPN domain-containing protein: MLTKQGHIDYWLKAGHESWDSAEFCYKGGRNVDALFFYCLAVEKYLKANFVLDNIQNLAPRIHELQAIYSQTEIQLEPELIDYLDNVNRWNLEGRYPDFKFSLHKLATADYMKNHLVKLNKLRICLLERL; this comes from the coding sequence ATGCTCACCAAACAAGGACATATCGATTATTGGTTAAAAGCCGGCCACGAATCCTGGGATTCTGCTGAGTTTTGCTATAAAGGAGGTCGGAATGTTGATGCCTTGTTTTTTTACTGTTTAGCTGTAGAAAAATATCTAAAAGCCAATTTTGTGCTGGACAATATTCAAAACCTGGCTCCCAGAATACATGAGCTACAGGCGATCTACTCACAGACCGAAATCCAACTAGAACCTGAATTAATTGATTACCTGGACAATGTAAACAGATGGAATCTTGAGGGCAGGTATCCTGATTTTAAATTTAGCCTTCACAAGCTTGCCACAGCAGATTATATGAAAAATCACCTCGTCAAATTAAACAAACTTCGAATATGCTTACTCGAAAGGCTTTGA